A single window of Alosa alosa isolate M-15738 ecotype Scorff River chromosome 11, AALO_Geno_1.1, whole genome shotgun sequence DNA harbors:
- the LOC125303076 gene encoding very long-chain acyl-CoA synthetase-like isoform X2 produces MELASYVNITARSMYVWLTILAGLAVLPAILKPFFPYFFQDLRYILKTIRFGIRLTKYKRGKPLYSILDCFLDAVKKHPNKIFIHFEGKSYTYLEVDKQSNKVANALRTYASLKEGDTVALFLGNEPCYAWTWLGLAKLGCPVALLNYNIRAKSLLHCFSCSGAKVLIAAAELRSAVEDVLPVLKEQGISVYLLSDEKGTTDGISCISEAISQAPETPIPRSLRANVGIRSIALYIYTSGTTGITVVLRRKFSASQFWEDCRKHDVTVMQYIGETLRYLCNTPQKDNEKNHKVRIAIGNGVRTDVWNEFLQRFGNIYVRELYAATEGNVGFINYTTKVGVVGRVNFLHKRIFPYSLIKFDADKEEPVRNAEGLCVKAAKGETGLLVGRITKHSPFVGYAGNKQQTEKKRLQDVFVKGDLYFNSGDLLKIDHHNFVYFQDRVGDTFRWKGENVATTEVADILSTVDCIDEANVYGVKVPGHEGRIGMAAITLQEGKEFDCVDTCRHVANYLPVYARPRFIRIQSCLEMTGTFKMKKVKLVEEGFDPGVIQDDLYFLHLEEKKYVPLTSQIYDSILAREIKL; encoded by the exons ATGGAGCTAGCTTCGTATGTCAACATAACTGCGCGCAGCATGTACGTCTGGCTAACTATTTTAGCGGGGTTGGCTGTTTTGCCAGCAATACTGAAACCGTTCTTCCCCTATTTTTTTCAGGATCTTAGGTACATTCTTAAAACGATTCGATTTGGAATCAGGCTTACCAAATACAAAAGAGGGAAACCCCTCTATAGCATTCTGGATTGTTTTTTGGATGCTGTGAAGAAACATCCAAATAAGATCTTCATTCACTTTGAAGGAAAGTCGTACACTTATCTGGAGGTTGACAAACAGAGCAATAAAGTAGCCAATGCTTTACGGACTTATGCCTCGCTCAAAGAAGGGGATACTGTCGCCTTGTTCTTGGGGAATGAGCCTTGTTATGCATGGACATGGCTGGGCCTGGCCAAACTTGGCTGCCCTGTGGCCCTTCTCAACTACAACATAAGGGCGAAATCACTGCTGCACTGTTTCTCCTGTTCAGGAGCCAAAGTTCTAATCGCGGCTGCAG AGCTGCGGTCAGCAGTGGAGGACGTGTTGCCAGTGTTGAAGGAGCAGGGCATATCCGTGTACCTGCTGTCCGACGAGAAGGGCACCACAGATGGCATCAGCTGCATCTCCGAGGCGATTAGCCAGGCACCAGAGACACCTATCCCACGCTCGCTTCGTGCCAACGTGGGCATCAGGAGCATCGCCCTCTACATCTACACCTCAGGCACTACAG GCATCACTGTGGTTCTCCGGAGGAAGTTCTCGGCCTCGCAGTTCTGGGAGGACTGCAGGAAGCACGATGTGACCGTGATGCAGTACATCGGGGAGACGCTACGGTACCTCTGTAACACCCcacag AAAGACAACGAGAAAAATCACAAGGTGCGGATCGCTATTGGCAACGGTGTGCGCACTGACGTCTGGAACGAGTTCCTGCAGCGCTTCGGCAACATCTACGTGCGTGAGCTGTACGCTGCCACCGAGGGAAACGTCGGCTTCATCAACTACACCACCAAGGTCGGCGTGGTGGGACGCGTCAACTTCCTGCACAAG CGGATCTTCCCGTACTCGCTGATCAAGTTCGACGCAGACAAGGAGGAGCCTGTACGCAACGCTGAGGGGCTCTGTGTGAAAGCCGCCAAAG gcGAGACAGGGCTGCTGGTGGGGAGGATAACGAAACACTCTCCGTTCGTGGGCTACGCTGGGAACAAGCAGCAGACGGAGAAGAAGCGTCTGCAGGACGTGTTTGTTAAAGGAGACCTGTACTTCAACAGCGGAGACCTCCTCAAGATCGACCACCACAACTTCGTCTACTTCCAGGACCGCGTGGGCGACACTTTCAG GTGGAAGGGGGAGAATGTGGCTACGACGGAGGTAGCCGACATCCTGAGCACGGTGGACTGCATCGATGAGGCCAacgtctatggtgtcaaagtgCCAG GTCATGAGGGCAGGATCGGGATGGCTGCCATCACGTTACAGGAAGGGAAGGAGTTTGATTGTGTCGACACCTGTCGTCACGTGGCCAACTACCTGCCTGTTTACGCCAGGCCGCGCTTCATACGCATCCAG AGCTGTCTGGAGATGACTGGAACCTTCAAGATGAAGAAAGTGAAGCTGGTGGAGGAGGGCTTTGACCCCGGGGTCATTCAGGACGACCTTTACTTCCTGCACCTGGAAGAGAAGAAGTACGTGCCGCTCACCAGTCAGATCTACGACTCGATCCTGGCCAGAGAGATCAAGCTGTAG
- the LOC125303076 gene encoding very long-chain acyl-CoA synthetase-like isoform X1 — protein MELASYVNITARSMYVWLTILAGLAVLPAILKPFFPYFFQDLRYILKTIRFGIRLTKYKRGKPLYSILDCFLDAVKKHPNKIFIHFEGKSYTYLEVDKQSNKVANALRTYASLKEGDTVALFLGNEPCYAWTWLGLAKLGCPVALLNYNIRAKSLLHCFSCSGAKVLIAAAELRSAVEDVLPVLKEQGISVYLLSDEKGTTDGISCISEAISQAPETPIPRSLRANVGIRSIALYIYTSGTTGLPKAALVTHERVWAASFVQAMSGVTSTDVFYINLPLYHSAGFLIGLAGSIERGITVVLRRKFSASQFWEDCRKHDVTVMQYIGETLRYLCNTPQKDNEKNHKVRIAIGNGVRTDVWNEFLQRFGNIYVRELYAATEGNVGFINYTTKVGVVGRVNFLHKRIFPYSLIKFDADKEEPVRNAEGLCVKAAKGETGLLVGRITKHSPFVGYAGNKQQTEKKRLQDVFVKGDLYFNSGDLLKIDHHNFVYFQDRVGDTFRWKGENVATTEVADILSTVDCIDEANVYGVKVPGHEGRIGMAAITLQEGKEFDCVDTCRHVANYLPVYARPRFIRIQSCLEMTGTFKMKKVKLVEEGFDPGVIQDDLYFLHLEEKKYVPLTSQIYDSILAREIKL, from the exons ATGGAGCTAGCTTCGTATGTCAACATAACTGCGCGCAGCATGTACGTCTGGCTAACTATTTTAGCGGGGTTGGCTGTTTTGCCAGCAATACTGAAACCGTTCTTCCCCTATTTTTTTCAGGATCTTAGGTACATTCTTAAAACGATTCGATTTGGAATCAGGCTTACCAAATACAAAAGAGGGAAACCCCTCTATAGCATTCTGGATTGTTTTTTGGATGCTGTGAAGAAACATCCAAATAAGATCTTCATTCACTTTGAAGGAAAGTCGTACACTTATCTGGAGGTTGACAAACAGAGCAATAAAGTAGCCAATGCTTTACGGACTTATGCCTCGCTCAAAGAAGGGGATACTGTCGCCTTGTTCTTGGGGAATGAGCCTTGTTATGCATGGACATGGCTGGGCCTGGCCAAACTTGGCTGCCCTGTGGCCCTTCTCAACTACAACATAAGGGCGAAATCACTGCTGCACTGTTTCTCCTGTTCAGGAGCCAAAGTTCTAATCGCGGCTGCAG AGCTGCGGTCAGCAGTGGAGGACGTGTTGCCAGTGTTGAAGGAGCAGGGCATATCCGTGTACCTGCTGTCCGACGAGAAGGGCACCACAGATGGCATCAGCTGCATCTCCGAGGCGATTAGCCAGGCACCAGAGACACCTATCCCACGCTCGCTTCGTGCCAACGTGGGCATCAGGAGCATCGCCCTCTACATCTACACCTCAGGCACTACAG GTCTTCCCAAGGCTGCACTAGTGACCCATGAGAGGGTGTGGGCGGCCTCCTTCGTCCAGGCCATGTCTGGGGTGACCAGCACAGACGTCTTCTACATCAACCTGCCGCTCTACCACAGCGCAGGCTTTCTCATCGGCCTCGCCGGCTCCATCGAGAGAG GCATCACTGTGGTTCTCCGGAGGAAGTTCTCGGCCTCGCAGTTCTGGGAGGACTGCAGGAAGCACGATGTGACCGTGATGCAGTACATCGGGGAGACGCTACGGTACCTCTGTAACACCCcacag AAAGACAACGAGAAAAATCACAAGGTGCGGATCGCTATTGGCAACGGTGTGCGCACTGACGTCTGGAACGAGTTCCTGCAGCGCTTCGGCAACATCTACGTGCGTGAGCTGTACGCTGCCACCGAGGGAAACGTCGGCTTCATCAACTACACCACCAAGGTCGGCGTGGTGGGACGCGTCAACTTCCTGCACAAG CGGATCTTCCCGTACTCGCTGATCAAGTTCGACGCAGACAAGGAGGAGCCTGTACGCAACGCTGAGGGGCTCTGTGTGAAAGCCGCCAAAG gcGAGACAGGGCTGCTGGTGGGGAGGATAACGAAACACTCTCCGTTCGTGGGCTACGCTGGGAACAAGCAGCAGACGGAGAAGAAGCGTCTGCAGGACGTGTTTGTTAAAGGAGACCTGTACTTCAACAGCGGAGACCTCCTCAAGATCGACCACCACAACTTCGTCTACTTCCAGGACCGCGTGGGCGACACTTTCAG GTGGAAGGGGGAGAATGTGGCTACGACGGAGGTAGCCGACATCCTGAGCACGGTGGACTGCATCGATGAGGCCAacgtctatggtgtcaaagtgCCAG GTCATGAGGGCAGGATCGGGATGGCTGCCATCACGTTACAGGAAGGGAAGGAGTTTGATTGTGTCGACACCTGTCGTCACGTGGCCAACTACCTGCCTGTTTACGCCAGGCCGCGCTTCATACGCATCCAG AGCTGTCTGGAGATGACTGGAACCTTCAAGATGAAGAAAGTGAAGCTGGTGGAGGAGGGCTTTGACCCCGGGGTCATTCAGGACGACCTTTACTTCCTGCACCTGGAAGAGAAGAAGTACGTGCCGCTCACCAGTCAGATCTACGACTCGATCCTGGCCAGAGAGATCAAGCTGTAG